In the Nitrospirales bacterium LBB_01 genome, one interval contains:
- a CDS encoding prepilin-type N-terminal cleavage/methylation domain-containing protein, with the protein MDRDRNGFTLLEVLIALCIVSGLLLTAISSINYNLSISERHEIVTTAAMLAREKITKLRQLQVVEEKGQFDTPYESYSYRLISRMTALTGVAVMELTVYNKKESVTLRYLYKTS; encoded by the coding sequence GTGGACAGAGACCGTAATGGTTTTACTTTGCTTGAAGTGCTTATTGCGCTTTGCATTGTAAGCGGGTTGCTGCTTACTGCCATTTCCTCTATTAACTACAACTTGTCAATATCGGAAAGACATGAGATAGTCACTACGGCGGCAATGCTTGCAAGAGAGAAAATTACAAAACTCCGGCAGCTACAAGTGGTTGAAGAAAAGGGTCAGTTTGATACCCCTTATGAGTCCTATAGCTATCGTCTCATTAGCCGTATGACTGCCCTTACCGGCGTTGCCGTTATGGAGTTAACTGTCTATAATAAAAAAGAATCTGTAACTTTACGGTATTTATATAAGACATCATGA
- a CDS encoding MCE family protein, with product MSKYNEEIKAGVIIVTGLVLIALFVILTGGAKFYDKYDVYYVKLMDTAGINEGSAVRLGGLKVGRIKEMRAPTKPNEPVTVVLGLNKGTMLFNGTRAKISQIGFVGEIYLDLSLGNTTDTKILPGSVVPSEKVAVLSDLISKLDTAAVSLDTLIKDMDLFFGEKNRQHIENLLLNSNKVAVDLNSKFSDFSQSLTQSSKEMHNVLRNMDDILIANKEGITETIKAIRVMVTSMDKTSRSILKTSDSLNSTVLEQNENLTALLDSMKNTMDDLQDTLQEIKTKPWVITHSQKGRGGEK from the coding sequence GTGTCAAAGTACAATGAGGAAATAAAAGCTGGCGTTATAATTGTCACGGGACTTGTACTGATTGCCCTTTTCGTAATTTTGACAGGCGGAGCCAAGTTTTACGATAAATATGATGTCTATTATGTAAAGCTCATGGATACAGCCGGTATTAACGAAGGCTCTGCTGTAAGACTTGGAGGGCTGAAAGTCGGACGTATCAAAGAGATGCGTGCGCCTACTAAACCAAACGAGCCTGTAACAGTTGTGCTCGGTCTTAACAAAGGGACTATGCTGTTTAACGGTACAAGGGCTAAAATATCGCAGATAGGATTTGTAGGGGAGATTTATCTTGATCTTTCACTTGGAAATACCACAGACACGAAAATTCTACCAGGCTCTGTAGTGCCCTCAGAAAAAGTGGCGGTGTTGTCTGACCTAATATCAAAACTGGACACTGCAGCTGTTTCACTGGATACGCTTATAAAAGATATGGATTTGTTTTTTGGCGAAAAAAACAGACAGCATATAGAAAATTTACTTTTAAACTCAAATAAAGTAGCCGTTGATTTAAATTCAAAATTTTCGGATTTTTCTCAGAGCCTTACACAATCGTCAAAAGAAATGCACAATGTGCTCAGAAATATGGATGATATATTAATAGCAAACAAAGAAGGAATAACTGAGACTATTAAAGCTATTAGAGTTATGGTAACCTCTATGGATAAAACTTCTCGATCAATATTAAAAACGTCGGATTCGCTAAATTCTACCGTTTTGGAACAAAATGAAAACTTAACGGCTCTCCTTGATTCTATGAAAAACACGATGGATGACCTTCAGGACACACTACAGGAGATTAAGACAAAGCCGTGGGTTATCACTCATAGTCAGAAGGGCAGGGGGGGAGAAAAATGA
- the gspK gene encoding type II secretion system minor pseudopilin GspK, whose amino-acid sequence MKLDKNTNGSVLIMTLLITALLVAILVEFAYGVFVKTNVLYNFRDGQNLSLIAQSGIELADGYIKDYLASNQYTAYASYVIPVAKITDNSTESLVVSITDENAKFNINTIINENGTTNEKALSTFKRLLTALKLDENISLYVTNWISSKAGSSSGLSDSTSHNYLYCVDELLSIPQITPEIYKKLAPFVTANSDGLININTASEEVLMALDENITQSTAKEIIEYREKTSPFKTTAGIQSAPAMADKSIGLMGKITVKSTVFSVTSVAALRGIQREIHAVTQYSETPEQVKYWKEF is encoded by the coding sequence GTGAAATTAGATAAAAATACGAATGGGTCTGTGCTGATTATGACTCTTTTGATTACAGCACTGCTTGTTGCGATACTTGTTGAGTTTGCATACGGGGTGTTTGTAAAAACTAACGTATTGTATAATTTCAGAGACGGTCAAAATCTCTCTTTAATTGCTCAGTCAGGAATTGAACTTGCTGACGGCTACATAAAAGACTATCTTGCCTCTAACCAATATACTGCTTATGCCTCGTACGTTATCCCTGTGGCAAAAATAACTGATAACTCCACCGAGTCACTTGTTGTTTCTATCACAGATGAAAATGCAAAGTTCAACATAAACACAATCATTAACGAAAACGGAACCACTAACGAGAAGGCTTTGAGCACCTTTAAGCGGCTGCTTACCGCTCTTAAGCTGGATGAAAACATATCGCTTTATGTTACCAATTGGATTAGCTCAAAAGCTGGCAGCTCTTCTGGGCTTTCAGATTCAACGTCACACAACTATCTGTACTGTGTTGATGAGCTATTAAGCATCCCTCAGATAACTCCTGAGATTTATAAAAAACTCGCTCCATTCGTAACAGCAAATAGCGATGGTTTAATTAACATTAACACGGCATCTGAGGAGGTACTTATGGCGCTTGACGAAAATATCACTCAGTCCACGGCTAAAGAAATAATAGAATACAGAGAAAAAACCTCTCCTTTTAAAACCACCGCAGGCATTCAAAGTGCCCCGGCAATGGCAGATAAAAGTATAGGACTTATGGGAAAAATTACAGTAAAAAGCACTGTTTTTTCTGTCACATCTGTGGCAGCTTTAAGGGGTATCCAAAGGGAAATTCACGCTGTGACACAGTACAGTGAGACACCAGAGCAGGTAAAATACTGGAAGGAGTTTTGA
- a CDS encoding type II toxin-antitoxin system HicB family antitoxin: MRSFIVSIQKEDRFYVARCPELYVTTQGETLEQAQANIREAIELYLESFGVDDLPSETSKSYWTTVEIASA, from the coding sequence ATGAGGTCTTTCATTGTATCTATACAGAAAGAAGACAGATTCTATGTGGCAAGATGTCCTGAGTTATATGTTACAACGCAGGGGGAGACCCTTGAGCAAGCTCAAGCTAATATTAGAGAAGCTATTGAATTATATTTAGAAAGCTTTGGAGTTGATGATCTACCTTCAGAAACATCAAAATCCTACTGGACTACAGTTGAGATAGCCAGTGCCTAA
- a CDS encoding prepilin-type N-terminal cleavage/methylation domain-containing protein: MRGFTLIEIMLALLLSTVLMAALYKTFFLSETALTDSDRYMTGLQEAREVFEAMRKEIESSFISAKDTSVRFKVLDRDEMGHKASAIYFTTFGGIGSGVKEVAYFVRRDGKKFSLMKTMLPSSTERKAIEFEAISDINNFTVSLTDEKSEVKSWDSKLRDKMPDSVNVTIGFMIKNKTFILSETIYPKIKTKV; the protein is encoded by the coding sequence ATGAGAGGATTTACTCTAATTGAAATTATGCTTGCGCTGTTGCTTTCAACTGTTTTAATGGCGGCACTTTATAAAACATTCTTTCTCTCTGAGACCGCTCTTACTGACTCTGACCGCTATATGACTGGGCTTCAGGAGGCCAGAGAGGTGTTTGAGGCGATGAGAAAGGAGATAGAGTCATCATTTATCAGCGCTAAGGACACATCTGTCAGGTTTAAGGTGCTGGACAGGGATGAGATGGGACATAAAGCATCTGCCATTTATTTCACCACGTTTGGCGGCATAGGCAGTGGGGTTAAAGAGGTTGCATATTTTGTAAGACGAGACGGAAAGAAGTTTTCGTTAATGAAAACTATGTTACCTTCATCAACAGAAAGAAAGGCAATTGAGTTTGAGGCGATTAGTGATATTAATAACTTTACAGTTTCTCTTACAGATGAAAAGTCAGAGGTTAAGTCCTGGGACTCTAAACTTCGGGACAAAATGCCCGATTCAGTAAACGTTACAATTGGTTTTATGATAAAAAACAAAACCTTTATTTTAAGTGAAACTATTTACCCAAAGATTAAAACTAAGGTGTAG